The Vespa velutina chromosome 2, iVesVel2.1, whole genome shotgun sequence sequence caattacaataaattatatgttatGCTATATAATACAACGtttaattagttttatttatcgCTTAATTAGTCAGACTATCGTACAAAATATACAAGTTATCGGTGGGTGATAGTATATACAGAGGATATGATTGATATCTGTAGAAAGGTTGTACGCGTAATGTTGCCTGCGTGATCTCgtttttaaaaacaattcaTTATCATTCGATACCCTATTGTTCAAGATAATACTGATATTTTCGTTTGTCACAAAGtatatcgattaattcgattgatattatagatatctgatttgttaaaaattcgaaaagagaTTCAAGATGAAGCAACTCTTATCAAATGATCGTTATTGTAAAAGATCGTAAAGCGCCGTGATGTAAGATTGTGCCATTTGAAGAGTTTCATATTTGGATAACTGCCTATCATTTCCAAGCGAAGGTAGATAAGCTCTCAACCTATCGAAAGCTTTGTTAAGATTCTGCATCCGTCTTCTCTCTCTGGCATTGGCAGCTAGTCTTCGTTTCCTAACCGTTGTAGAGCTAACATATTTGCCTCGTCTCCTTGTATCTCGTCCAGAAGAAGTAGGATTACCGGCTGAATCAGGACCATCGCTTGTCTCTTCATTGTCTTCGCTATCAGCATCCATTGTTCTGTCCGAAAGACCACTAGAGTTGCTGATGACGCTTCCACGACAGGATTGAGCTTTATCGTGTTCAGCTTCCCCATCAGCGTCCACATCCAATTCTTCTCCAAGATCTACGGTGTCCAAACGCGAGGATCGTGTTTTTCCAACCACGACACAACCAGTACTATTAGCCATTCTCTTGGTTGTATATCTTTGGTCTTCCGCTGCCCCGGATAAAAGACGATAGGAGGGACCTccgattatattaatttctggTTCCGAAGAAATCGAGAGTGTCGTAGCAGGACTGACGGATCGTACACTCGCCGTAGGACTTGGAGTGTGCCAGCCGTCGCTTCTGTTACTTTCATATAACACGCAACGAGGTACAGTCAAAGTGCTCACTGGAGGCAAGCCAGACTTTGTTTTGGTATAATTCGGTAATTCCAAGTACGTACATGTTTCGACTTCATCCTCGCGTGGTGGAAACATATAGCCGTAACGAAACATTTCCTGAAGTTCCATAGTACGAGAATCAGTATGATATCACACTGAAAGCTCCTCTTCTCTTTGATCTTGATCGTTTGCACTGACCTTAGATCTTCTATCAATAAATGATTCAGTCTAATTGAGAGACAAAAAATTTAaagctcttcttttttattacactaCTTGAAAAAATAGTACCATACACGAGATCAAAAGCCTTTCCGATAATCTTAAACGCGTACACACCGAGTCGGCCCTCGGGGTGATTCTGAAGTCTTGTGAAAGCGCGCCAGAGACTTTATGCATTCGAGGAGCAGGCACCCTTGTGGAGCACGTGCCGCCGAACCAATCGGAGAACGTCCAACATCCCCACCACATTTTTAGTTAACTCTTAAGTGCGGACCAGGCCCTGTACGCATTCGGATACCGCAACAGGTGGCCCGGCGCCTACGATGGCTACACgagaagggaggaaaaagaaagagagatcgtcAATGTAGGCTTTGCGTTCTCTCGGAAagtctcactctctctctcttctctctttctctctcttctctctctctctctctttctctctctctctctttctgtgttaGAGTGCCATCTTCTTTGGGATATTCGTTACTCGTTGCATAGATCGTGTGACTCCCGATGAAATTCTTCGCGTGAAATTCTCACGGtctatcgatcgttttctCACTTCAATACAGACGAATCAAATCCTTTGCTTTCATCAAAAGATAGTAGCTagaattgtttaatattaatatcgataaaataataaagagtaGATGGTACTGATAGGCTAAAAATTATAGTGCTTTCAATATGTGATTAACTTTACTATGTCAATTTTTAATCAGACTTTAGTTCAAGTTTgcctaaagaaaaagaataacttacaaatttcatatttttataaataaaaggattaaCAAGATATCCATTATTAGTTTTACGGAAAATCTTAGTGTAACTACTTAGCTCTGGTagcgtaaaaaagaaagaatgctTATAAATTGGTTAAAATCTACCTCCGAAGAATTCGGTGCTCACAGGCTGCGACGGCTCGGACCGAGCCACAGAGTACAGGTCCATCTCTTGCGTTCACCGAGCtcagaaaagaaacgaggatCGTATCTTGCAAAAAGGGTGCAAATACCTTAGGGACGTAAGGTCCAGTTACATCTTTACTCGCTCAATTAGCGAAAACAGGTAGGATAAAGTTTGTGGCGAGCATGAAGGTGGTCTCGAGGCAACCCGATCTCTCTGTCATTCCCCTTCGAGGGACACAGCCGTCTTGGATTTCGAGATCGTCCGAACGCCGTCCTAAAATTCTTCTTAAGTAGCGGAACGATAATCCTCTACTTAAAAACCTTTCGTACTTTTTCGTACACCTTCAACGAGAGCGCGTGAAGGAGCGCAAGCAACAGCCACGAGCTTCCTAAGAAAAGCCTATGCGATTTGTCCACGATAACTGTtccttgctttttcttttctttcttgttttaccTTTCTTCGCGAATTCATGATTCTTCCTTGTTCCTTGTCGACTTGGAAGGAGTAAACCTATACAGGTGGTAAGAAAGATgcttcttaaaagaaaaaaattgaccGGCCGATTTTATGAACTTTCTTCTCTCATATCGATCGTCGCGTAGCTTCGCGAGATCTATTTTTTTGCTTAGACAGGCGTGATACGAAAATCGATCGgtttcatttaatatcatcTCGTTTTGGAATAGAATCGTGGCGGAACCAATAATTAGGACCACAAGACGTAAGTCCCACCGCTTGCCCTTGCCCCGTACAGCTATAACTTCACCCACCTTTCTCGTCTACCTGCGTGCTTTCAGACCGAAACATTCGCTCAACCCGCTCCATTCTGACATGCCGTCGATTTAGCTCGGTCGAATTCATCGGAAGGATCCAACATTTTCAACATAGACCCTCGGTGCAACCTCTCTAATGTAAGAACAATAACAACCGGGATGTACATCGGAATAGCATTTTTTTGGAAGCTACAAATGAGCCTTTTAGAAATTAGAAGAGTACAATAGAAGCAAAAAGGGGGTCTTTTAGAAATCGTAGGAGTATGATTCTtaagaagaatttataaaatatacaatagcTAGATAACAAGATACAGTCAGTAAGTTTCATATTTATTCAGTTTGTAAATGTTTTCaaatttgttatctttataaattttattcattataatctgtgataaatataaagtaaacaagtatttaaagaggaaaaacatATTTTACGCAAGGCTTATAatcaagattataaaaaaaattttactttcttaaATTTCGGTCAGAATTgcgaggaaaaatataaagtaagaaaggaagaaagaagccATACGAGATGGGAATGGAAAGATGctggaagagaaaaggatgagAAAATACTGTCGGAGGCGGCTCGAAACAAGGTGGGTCCAGCCACGGTGATACGCCCTGGGCGTGAGTCCAGTAATTAAATACAAAGTGAACTCATTTGTGGAGCTCGGTGGCAAATAACATGTTAGCCGCCAAGTAGAGCTAATTTATGAGTGCGCCGTATGACGCACCAGCTCTTGGCCCTCCACGAAGTCAATCTTTGccatttatatgttataagaTCTACATTTTGTTCCATAAATATGCATTCGACCAATAGAGATGTAATGGCCATCGCGGAAAAATTCTAAATCAGAACGGACTGCCTGGAATTTCAAagattaacatttatttctacttttctttcgttctttgttttcctcctcctttttctgctttcgatctttctttcttcttgacgAATTTACCCATCTCATCAATAATTCATCAAGAGAAACATGCCGATATGGCCCTGAAATACGTGATTTTAAAAACATACGAACACGTCCGACGAGAAATCAAGAAGAATAAGATCAATAGTTCGTGATCGAAGAGGGCTCTcgattgtttttttcaatcgacaataaaaattttataaaaactaGCATACATAGATAATAAGATTTATCAATCCATAAACATCTTTTTAAAAactatgtaaaatattttatatcaaatttaattctttattctttaatttacAAGTATCAGCGAGTCATACATTTAAGGAATAAATTTCGTGTTATCAAAGATAGCAAAATAGATGAGGTATGTTGTCAGACACGAGAACAAACCGATTCTCGTTTCATCGGGCAGTTATAGTTTCTTTCTTGCCGTGTCTACCATCGTGTCAGAcggtcgaagaagaagaggacggAGACTCGTAGAGGCCCTGTTAAGGAGAATGCGTGCCGCGCTGATTCTCGGAATACAATTATCGCATTATCCGGTTCCGCTTTGAAATTCCTCATTTTGTCGTTCGAGGTGCGGTTCGCCGTCGCGGGAGCCATCGTTATACGTTGTTAAAGATCAACAAGCGTGCTACTATGCGATGTTTTCGAATTATCTTTCATCGAAAatgggaagaagaagaagaagaaaaagaaggaaatgaagaagaagaagaaggaagaaatgaagaagaagaagaaggaagaatgaagaagaaggaagaaatgaagaagaagaagaagaaggaggaagaaaaagaaggaagaaataaagaagaaaaagaaggaggaagaaaaagaaggaagaaatgaagaagaagaagaaggaggaagaaaaagaaggaagaaatgaagaagaagaagaaggaggaagaaaaagaaggaagaaatgaagaagaagaagaaggaagaaatgaagaagaaaaagaaggaagaaggaagaagaagaagaaggaagaaatgtagaagaagaagaagaaggaagaagaagaagaagaaggaagaaatatagaagaagaagcgtAGGGTCAGTTTTCGTTCTCCAAGTTTCTTTTATCCATGTCTTGTGATGTGAACCTAGTAATAACGGCACggatagtaaataataaacgagagACGCATATAACCAACTGAGATTGATAAATAACAGAGAAGCGAAAGGAAATCTTATTTTCGGCACGAGATACATTCAAAATGTGTCTAGTTTCGTTTTCAGGCCAATATCCCAGTCGCGATTTCGACGTGTCATTTCAAGACACTACATATGTATCTTTCCTGCGTGTTTCGCAGAACCATAGTTAGACTAACTATGATAATAACAGACACTTTCGACAGGTGGAGATATATTTCGCGACTATTTTGTGAAAAGGAATTTGTCGATCCTTTTAAATGAGTTACTTTTAAATAGCTAGgtagatatattttctctttacctaTGTAACAAGATACAAATTTGTTGGACTAAACACCTTGACTTATTAACCTTGTTAGATAATTTAGGAATAGTTAAGatgatatatgcatatttcttttcttcccttcaaCGTCTCACTACATACatagtatttttattgtcaATGATATTTAGATTTAAGATCATAGATTTTTTAGTTTAGAATTCTCAAAAAgttctcgtttttttcgttaaacaATTCTCAAACATATTTTTCACACAGTCATGCTTGTCTAGCTATAAGATGATAGCCCAATGTGTCTTTGACATACGATCATCTTACCAACCATGTTTCGATGTTGATCGTAAAAAGTCAGTCTTGCGGTTTCGAAAGAGAGCCACACGCATTCGTCGAAATCATAAAAACCAACAACATTAGGAAACAACGAATCGTTTGTCGGTTGGTAGGGGTGGTCGATTCGGGACAGAAAAGTCGTAACCTCTTTTAAAGTAGGATAGCTAGTTTGTGAGCTGCTGCTCCATTTCCCTGAAAGCTTCGGACGATTAGCGATTACTACCAGCCTGAAAATGGCATATCGGTATGTGCTCAAATCACTAGGCGGCGACGTGATGCGATCAGACGCGGAGAATGGTGGACAACAAtggacgaagagaaaagaaaatagtttcACCGTGAAATAAAGTTATTGTCCATAATCGGTCGCCCTAGCCGGATAAGAGGCGCCGACGGCGATGCGAAGCATTCACTTCGGTGGTCACCACCGGACGTGCTCGCGTTTGGAGACACCAATAGACCTCAATTTTTGGTAATGTACATCTGTCTTTTAACAGCTACCAGGATATTTTTTGCGCTTCTTCTAAAGAACTTACTTTTTATGTTTACTTCTAATTCACagtacgaaatatttttatgattagaaaaataatgtaattaagaAAACAGATATTTAACTACagagaaacaaaatagaatCCAGTTGTCATAGGAAGCTATTTAAACAAAGAAGCAGGACCAATTACACACGACGCGTGGCCACACAAGGCCCGGTGATTTaacattacaaaaaaagaaggtaaaaaagaacTTCAGTGTCGTTACGGacgtaatatatgtattgtaataTAGTAACGATCTTCGTTGGTTAGAACCGCAGAAGGTAGTCGTAATTAACTTAAGCCTAATAGAGCGTTTAGCGTAGGTTAGTTTGAGGTAGGTTCGTCGTATTAGCATAAATCATGGAGTCAAATTCCTGGCGGTAGAAGGAGTGGTAGTTTATCATAGTTTAGAAATGAAGGGGTTACCGCTCTGATACACGTCGCTCGTTATTATGATAGTGCTCGAGTCAAATGGGTTTTCCAAGATGATCCAACCGACGTTAAAGTCTCTGACGAGACTGCATATATCTAAACAGTTGAATGTTTCTCAATGGCGCGGAAGCAGCATGGTTAACATGGTATTGAAATCTAGacattcttatattattacaatggtCTAATGGAATGCggtttttttattctattagaTTGAACTATTTAGGGTGAAGTAATTGATAGTAAATGACAATTGTTGCAGAAGTTTCAATGTCAAAAAATTGACTAATACTCAATTATtacatatgtttatttttgaaattattgaatGATTCTACGGATTTTTAAGCTTTAAGAATAGAATAAACTccaatgaacaaaaaaatcgTTATTTCTGAGGAGTAACGTAATCAAGAATGCACATTAATATGATAACCATAAAATACTCCGCGAACGTTATCGATCTCGAAATAGCGGGCAACAGGATGCGAAGACTgcttaatattcaatatataacacaaaaattgaatataacgTTACCGGTTGATTGTTCGCGAATTCTGCATGCAAAATTTAATGCGCGTGCAAGCGACTTGTGTGGTCCCGCATAATATACAAAgaacttcgttcgttcgtttagaCCTTAATCTTTCAAAAGAACAATTCAATTACAAAACGAGAAGCacgatagaataaaaaaaaaagataaaaaagagaaaatgttcttcttatttcaaaaattcgcTGCGCGccattgagaaaaaaaatttcaccaATATATACTGTGAGAAAAAGATCTACTCGTATCGTTTCCACGCCCACTGAGAATGTTTCCGAACTCAAAAGAATGGGTCGCGCGTGCTCGcgacagaagaagaaaaggaagctggagaaaatcgaaaaatgaaaataatttttcgactTTTCGATCGGTCAAGCGCTTGGCATCCATGCGCACGATTAAAGAAGGTTCTGCCGGAAAAGGGTTTCCAATCGGCGAGAAAACGCATAAGGTCGTATCCCAGAATCCCAGGTCGTATCCCAGGATGATGGTACTCTCGCCCAAAACCCATAAAAACGCCCATCCTCTTCTGATTAACGCCGCTTTAGCGTCACgcagaattttcttttttcgtttcttcgaaaaatCAAGAGAgggataattaaaagaatacatgtttcactttttttcttggaTCCTGACGtagcttttattttattactatattcaCCAAATCTTAAGTAATTATCATGTATACTTATGAAAACTATTGTAAGGAACTTATAGAAGGATCACTTCTATTCCACATGACAGATCACATCACTCGAGTTTCGATCCACTCACAATCAGCAGAAAACGAGTCTTATTAGCAGCGGAGACGGAATAAACGGAACTAAACGTTCTAAACGATACTCGCACAACACAATGCAACAACAGCGATCTCGCACGAATGcaacgaagaaatattttcgagtTTCTCATTGGCAAAAACGCCGAGTAGCCAGCAATTCGGACTGGCCATAGAAATGCTAACGCACCTTAGAAACTATCAAAGGGACCGCTTTTGAACCAATGATCGATCGTGTCCGAATGGAAGAAACGTTGTATAGTTGGAGCTCGCGTGCCGATGCCGCTCATTGATCCGCGGCATGAGAAAGTTCCAAATTAGTACTATAACGTTTTTACCGTACCTCtcgtttccttccttcctttcattcttcttctcccttatTTCCCCCAAGAATTCGGAGAATTGACAATATAAGAAGTCTAAAAACAAATTATGTGTTAAAAGCTGATGCGAGTTGTGCCGTTGTACCATAAGCAAGAAtacttgaattattttctcttgataGAATGTGAGGATCGATTAAGAGATTTCGcgcgaatatcttttttatcctatACATATTACCGTTAAAAATCGGATATCAATTTTGATAAGTCTTCTTACGTAGATATtgtcatataattattttgctttaatataaaatttgttaaataatgtaCTAATCAATAACGTCCAAGTGTGTACATGAGTTACTTCAATATTAGAAACTGAATAAATTAGATTGCTTATCTGAAACTCATTACTTTCAAATAAAGAACGTACATAATTTGTCAATTATCACTCATGGTTTCACGGACGTCTGAAACAGTTTACGCGCGAGCCGCAACATTCATTAGCATAATCTTCGAAAACGTCAAGTGTTCGTACCACGGTCAGCCGTCAGCTTATAATAACAGGTGGTTCGATTGTTAGGAATTAAATTATCGCCTGGGGTCGGCACGCATACagtaaaaatcgataatcgataacTTGGTA is a genomic window containing:
- the LOC124957827 gene encoding protein atonal, which produces MELQEMFRYGYMFPPREDEVETCTYLELPNYTKTKSGLPPVSTLTVPRCVLYESNRSDGWHTPSPTASVRSVSPATTLSISSEPEINIIGGPSYRLLSGAAEDQRYTTKRMANSTGCVVVGKTRSSRLDTVDLGEELDVDADGEAEHDKAQSCRGSVISNSSGLSDRTMDADSEDNEETSDGPDSAGNPTSSGRDTRRRGKYVSSTTVRKRRLAANARERRRMQNLNKAFDRLRAYLPSLGNDRQLSKYETLQMAQSYITALYDLLQ